From the Achromobacter xylosoxidans A8 genome, the window GGGCCGTGTCGCGCAAGGGCAAGACCTATGCCTGCCTGGGCATGGCCGTCGGCTACGTGCTGTTCTGGTGGGGCGCGCACCCGTCGTGGCTGCTGGCCGCGGCCGTTGCCGTGTTTTTCGTGGCCAGCGCCGCCTATGTCGTCACGCGCCCGGCGCCGCAGGAGCCGGGCGCTGGCGATGGCCAAGCCTCCCGATAGCTGTCGCCGTCAATGCGAATGCCGGGGATCGCCCCGTGTTTCCACGACCTTCAGGTACAAGGTGGCGGGTTCCAGGCAGCCGCCGGTTGAAAGCTGGCCGACCAGCTGCCGGTACAGCTCCTGCCAGGGCGTCTGCGATTCGGGCGCCTGGTAAGGAGGCTCCAGCTTGCGGCGTTCCATTTCGGTTTGGTCCACCAGGGCGATGACCGAGCGCTGGTTCAGGTCGACGCGGATGCGGTCGCCCGTGCGTAGCAGCGCCAAGCCGCCGCCCACCGCCGCCTCCGGCGACATGTTCAGGATGGACGGG encodes:
- a CDS encoding YbaN family protein; translation: MMRVLWLCLGCLMLALGVIGAFLPVMPTTIFLILAVACFSRSSPRLEKWLLDSPTYGPALRAWRDQGAVSRKGKTYACLGMAVGYVLFWWGAHPSWLLAAAVAVFFVASAAYVVTRPAPQEPGAGDGQASR